The following are encoded in a window of Desulforegulaceae bacterium genomic DNA:
- a CDS encoding response regulator: MKYKLLIVDDDENILAGYKRHLRKEFNVYVAASGAEGLKLIDNEEPFQVIVSDLNMPDMDGFEFLSQVNKKSPLTICIMLTGFAELKASLKAFNEGYIFRFLTKPCKINILEQTIRQGIEKYNEKKEAQDNFHQIGKKNNRKKILVIDEDEEELHLISSALNNEKNIESVTAENIDIAEQILNILKINLILISSSHAKADDCSFLKKIKKNYPDINVAVTTWYESNSLKNALKPLGIDKVFEKPINFNNLCQIITEEFYSGPKGIIDGISISTFLQMIEMEEKTCTLKITQDDKQGTMYFKKGSLIDASFNEVIGKQAAYTIICWEKAEIEIEDYCHKNENIIETPLMNILMEAAKRKDHGEKNDSRIT, encoded by the coding sequence ATGAAGTATAAACTGCTTATAGTTGATGATGACGAAAATATATTAGCAGGATACAAAAGGCATTTAAGAAAAGAGTTTAATGTTTACGTAGCTGCTTCCGGAGCTGAAGGGCTTAAACTTATTGATAATGAGGAACCCTTCCAAGTTATTGTTTCTGATTTGAACATGCCCGACATGGACGGATTTGAATTTTTATCACAAGTGAACAAAAAAAGTCCTCTCACCATATGTATAATGCTTACCGGGTTTGCAGAACTAAAAGCTTCTCTTAAAGCCTTCAATGAAGGCTATATCTTCAGATTTCTCACCAAACCATGCAAAATAAATATTCTTGAGCAAACAATAAGACAGGGCATTGAAAAATATAATGAAAAAAAAGAAGCCCAGGACAACTTTCACCAAATAGGTAAAAAAAATAATCGCAAAAAAATTCTTGTCATAGATGAAGACGAAGAGGAATTACATCTTATCTCTTCTGCTTTGAATAATGAAAAAAACATTGAATCTGTTACCGCAGAAAACATTGATATTGCAGAGCAAATTCTTAACATCTTAAAAATAAATTTAATTTTAATATCTTCTTCTCATGCAAAAGCAGATGATTGCAGCTTTTTAAAAAAAATAAAAAAGAATTATCCTGATATAAATGTGGCTGTAACAACCTGGTATGAATCAAACTCTTTAAAAAACGCTCTTAAACCACTTGGTATAGACAAAGTTTTTGAAAAACCCATTAATTTTAACAATCTCTGCCAAATAATTACAGAAGAATTTTATTCGGGCCCAAAGGGAATAATTGACGGGATAAGCATATCAACATTTCTTCAAATGATTGAAATGGAAGAAAAAACCTGCACTCTTAAAATAACTCAAGATGACAAACAAGGGACCATGTATTTCAAAAAAGGCTCTTTAATTGACGCTTCTTTTAATGAAGTTATTGGCAAACAGGCTGCCTATACTATTATTTGCTGGGAAAAAGCTGAAATTGAAATCGAAGACTACTGCCATAAAAATGAAAATATTATAGAGACCCCTCTAATGAACATATTGATGGAAGCGGCAAAAAGAAAAGATCATGGGGAAAAAAATGACAGCAGAATTACCTAA
- a CDS encoding TIGR03545 family protein: MKKFLKKIFKFFLYLIGFFLLLLLILYFLRNIILDFAIEKGGSKINKAKVEVFNVDLDIFSQSISWDKLEAADRNDPWKNIFETGFTEFKIQIMPLTDGKFIIDNMVIKDVQSNTKRKTNGSLPQYEKSLKDDEKPSWIKDFALKQIEKEKEAIPVLNKELFKDFSDTDKIIEQLDLETPKKVDEARLYFEERKIFWKNHFEKRNYEQRSKEIQNDFKEIKSFENKKPEEILKSIEKIQDLKEKCESFKNDLKEDRKLAALDLEKANQYKKDFSVWVNSDYEKAKNAINIKDGGLEKISEMLFGKRLTLAGEKLVGLIAQIREAGRKSSEKEKPEKVKVDKYPHLPKFWIKSSQVSVLAPGNTYSFKGEVLNISSDQNKTGQPITLDFLHNDEKTGKISFNGIIDFRDSNDLLSFEFDLKGFILKNLKLTSEDLLSLVIKDGKSDIKASFVSKPRLIKSLAKIKIHDHIFDRAVLEKNPSKLEQLVFEAVESAEVIDIGIILTLEDNTKNISVNSSLGSVVSSRVNDYIKQKAKAEIKKVETGVNLKIDEKRKEFVSFSEEGSVLENILHYEVNLKTEEEKLNREKEELEKKIKGKIDDKKNSLLENLKIKL, encoded by the coding sequence ATGAAAAAGTTTTTAAAGAAAATATTTAAGTTCTTTTTATATTTAATTGGTTTTTTTCTTCTTTTATTACTGATTTTGTATTTTTTAAGAAATATTATCTTAGATTTTGCAATCGAAAAAGGCGGTTCAAAAATAAATAAGGCAAAAGTTGAAGTTTTTAATGTAGATCTTGATATTTTTTCCCAAAGCATATCCTGGGATAAACTTGAGGCAGCAGATCGAAATGATCCCTGGAAAAATATTTTTGAAACAGGATTTACTGAATTTAAAATTCAAATAATGCCTTTGACAGACGGTAAATTTATAATTGATAATATGGTGATAAAGGATGTTCAGTCAAATACAAAAAGAAAAACAAACGGTAGCCTTCCTCAATATGAAAAGTCTTTAAAAGATGATGAAAAGCCTTCATGGATAAAGGATTTTGCATTAAAACAGATTGAAAAGGAAAAGGAAGCTATTCCTGTTTTGAACAAGGAGTTGTTCAAGGATTTTTCTGATACAGATAAAATAATTGAACAGCTTGATCTTGAAACTCCTAAAAAAGTTGATGAAGCAAGGCTGTATTTTGAAGAGCGTAAAATTTTTTGGAAAAATCATTTTGAAAAAAGAAATTATGAGCAAAGATCAAAGGAAATTCAAAATGATTTTAAAGAAATTAAATCTTTTGAAAATAAAAAACCTGAAGAAATTTTGAAAAGTATTGAAAAAATTCAGGATTTAAAAGAAAAATGCGAGAGTTTTAAAAATGATTTAAAAGAAGATCGTAAGCTTGCAGCCTTAGATCTTGAAAAAGCAAATCAGTATAAAAAAGATTTTTCTGTATGGGTTAATTCCGACTATGAAAAAGCAAAAAATGCTATAAATATTAAAGATGGCGGGCTTGAAAAGATTTCTGAAATGCTTTTTGGAAAACGGCTTACTCTTGCTGGAGAAAAACTTGTTGGTCTTATAGCTCAAATCAGGGAAGCAGGAAGAAAATCTTCAGAAAAAGAAAAGCCTGAAAAAGTTAAAGTTGACAAATACCCCCACCTTCCAAAATTTTGGATAAAAAGTTCTCAAGTTTCTGTTCTTGCTCCGGGCAATACCTATTCATTTAAAGGAGAGGTATTAAATATAAGTTCTGATCAGAATAAAACAGGGCAGCCTATCACCCTTGATTTTCTTCACAATGATGAAAAAACAGGGAAGATATCATTTAATGGAATAATAGATTTCAGGGATTCAAATGATCTTTTAAGCTTTGAGTTTGATTTAAAAGGATTTATTTTAAAGAATCTAAAGCTTACTTCAGAGGATCTTCTTTCCCTTGTGATAAAAGATGGAAAATCAGATATTAAGGCGTCTTTTGTGTCCAAGCCCAGGTTAATCAAATCTTTGGCTAAGATAAAGATCCATGATCATATTTTTGACAGAGCTGTTCTTGAAAAAAATCCTTCAAAGCTTGAGCAGCTTGTATTTGAAGCCGTAGAATCTGCCGAAGTAATTGATATTGGAATTATTTTAACTCTTGAGGACAATACAAAAAACATTTCAGTTAACAGCTCTCTTGGTTCTGTTGTTTCAAGCCGGGTTAATGATTATATAAAACAAAAAGCTAAAGCAGAGATAAAAAAGGTTGAAACCGGTGTAAATCTTAAAATAGATGAAAAAAGAAAAGAGTTTGTTTCATTTTCAGAAGAAGGTTCTGTACTTGAAAATATTTTACATTATGAAGTAAATCTTAAAACAGAAGAAGAAAAGCTGAACAGGGAAAAGGAAGAATTGGAAAAGAAAATAAAAGGTAAGATAGACGATAAAAAGAATTCTCTTTTAGAGAATCTTAAAATTAAACTCTAA
- a CDS encoding DUF4405 domain-containing protein, whose product MRKTVSLTSLLAFVFVVITSAVLFIVPQGRIAYWADWRLLGLTKEQWEAVHINLGILFIISLFFHIYYNWNSILLYLKNKAREFKVFTPEFNISILVVFIFIGGTIGNFPFFSTIINLSENIKNKAAVKYGEPPYGHAELSTLESFSRRMGLGFDESIILLRSKGFEIHNRSASLKEIARFNKTSPQNLYLSLKTGSSQPMKFENKSKSFFSGKGKSSLVEIAKDYNLNPEELFSYFNKKNLKIDMNLSLRENSEANNMRPLELYKIIVEFSNKK is encoded by the coding sequence ATGAGAAAAACAGTATCGTTGACTTCGCTTTTGGCCTTTGTATTTGTTGTGATTACAAGTGCAGTTCTTTTTATTGTGCCTCAGGGAAGAATAGCCTATTGGGCTGACTGGAGACTTTTAGGCCTTACAAAGGAGCAGTGGGAAGCTGTTCATATAAATCTTGGGATACTTTTTATAATAAGCCTTTTTTTTCATATTTATTATAATTGGAATTCAATTTTGCTTTATTTGAAAAATAAAGCCAGGGAGTTTAAGGTTTTTACCCCTGAATTTAATATTTCCATTTTAGTTGTTTTTATCTTTATTGGAGGAACAATTGGAAATTTTCCTTTTTTTTCAACAATTATAAATTTGAGTGAGAATATAAAAAACAAGGCAGCAGTAAAATATGGGGAACCTCCATACGGTCATGCAGAGCTTTCAACCCTTGAAAGTTTTTCAAGACGAATGGGTCTTGGTTTTGATGAAAGTATTATTCTTCTAAGAAGTAAAGGGTTTGAAATTCACAATAGATCTGCAAGCTTAAAGGAAATAGCAAGGTTTAATAAAACTTCGCCCCAAAACCTTTATCTTTCTTTAAAAACCGGTAGTTCACAGCCTATGAAATTTGAAAATAAATCTAAATCTTTTTTTTCAGGAAAAGGGAAGTCAAGCTTAGTTGAAATAGCAAAAGACTATAATCTCAATCCAGAAGAGCTTTTTTCATATTTTAATAAAAAGAATTTAAAAATAGATATGAATCTTAGTTTGAGAGAAAATTCAGAAGCAAACAATATGAGACCCTTGGAGCTTTATAAAATTATTGTTGAGTTTTCCAATAAAAAATAA
- a CDS encoding cold-shock protein, with protein MANGTVKWFNDAKGFGFIEQENGTDVFVHHTGINSTGFKSLQEGARVTFDIQEGPKGSSAINVTE; from the coding sequence ATGGCAAATGGAACAGTAAAATGGTTTAATGACGCAAAAGGTTTTGGATTTATTGAGCAGGAAAATGGAACTGATGTATTTGTACATCATACAGGGATTAACTCCACAGGTTTTAAATCTCTTCAAGAAGGTGCAAGAGTTACATTTGATATTCAGGAAGGTCCAAAAGGTTCTTCTGCAATAAACGTAACCGAATAA
- a CDS encoding methyltransferase translates to MVILDKAKSYMESRILLTGAELDIFTLIGKKINRAEEIAKKTNADLRSLTRLLDALAVSGFLEKDGLVYSLAKGCESLSSEHPKSVLPMVLHINDIWNDWHHLTKTVIQGKKQSKAPYPDMHEKDREAFIYGMHVAGRELSSDIAADLDLSSYKKLLDIGGASGTYTIAFLEKNSQMKGIIFDLSEVIPMSKKGIDSAGLNERVEFISGDFYLNELPKGCDLALLSAIIHQNSPKENLALYSKIYKVLEPGGMLVIRDHIMDKSRTYPPDGAVFAINMLVGTNGGDTYTFEEVKSALEKAGFKDVTFARKGEKMDCLVTCKK, encoded by the coding sequence ATGGTAATCTTGGATAAAGCTAAAAGTTACATGGAAAGCCGGATTCTTCTTACAGGTGCTGAACTTGATATCTTTACTCTTATTGGTAAAAAAATAAATAGGGCAGAAGAAATTGCCAAAAAAACAAATGCTGACTTAAGGTCCCTTACCCGTCTCCTTGATGCTCTTGCGGTTTCCGGATTCCTTGAAAAAGACGGCCTTGTTTACAGCCTTGCCAAAGGATGTGAATCTTTGTCTTCAGAGCATCCTAAATCAGTACTTCCAATGGTTCTTCATATAAATGATATCTGGAATGACTGGCATCATCTTACTAAGACTGTAATTCAAGGGAAGAAGCAAAGCAAAGCTCCTTATCCCGATATGCATGAAAAAGATAGAGAAGCCTTTATTTACGGGATGCATGTTGCTGGAAGAGAATTATCATCAGATATTGCCGCAGATCTTGATTTATCTTCATATAAAAAACTTTTAGATATCGGGGGTGCTTCTGGAACCTATACAATTGCATTCCTTGAAAAAAATTCTCAAATGAAAGGGATAATTTTTGATCTTTCCGAAGTAATTCCCATGTCAAAAAAAGGGATTGATTCAGCTGGATTAAATGAAAGGGTAGAGTTTATTTCTGGTGATTTTTATCTTAATGAACTTCCTAAAGGATGTGATCTTGCTCTTTTATCAGCAATAATTCATCAAAACAGCCCAAAAGAAAATCTTGCTCTTTACTCAAAGATTTATAAAGTTCTTGAACCCGGAGGAATGCTGGTAATTAGAGATCATATTATGGATAAGAGCAGGACTTATCCTCCTGACGGTGCTGTTTTTGCAATTAATATGCTCGTTGGAACAAACGGCGGAGATACCTATACTTTTGAGGAAGTTAAGTCAGCCCTTGAAAAAGCAGGTTTTAAAGACGTTACTTTTGCCCGTAAAGGTGAAAAAATGGATTGTCTGGTAACTTGCAAAAAATAA
- a CDS encoding NADH:flavin oxidoreductase has protein sequence MKQLFEPANIGNLELKNRFIRSATWEGMAEDNGHFNDKIYEIYENLAKGGVGAIITGYAYVLKEEQPSPKMFGAYDDSFIEDYKKLTKIVHKNNSKIILQLVYGGSFTWFNVDKREIWGPSAVLNKISGITPKEMSIENIDALVKAFGKSAKRAMEGGFDGVEIHAGHGYLLSQFLSPYFNRREDKYGGSIENRARIIYEVFDRIRSSTSPDFPILIKLNCSDFMENKGFVFEECKEVCKNLSKKGITAVEISGGPVFRAPKTEKEPTKKVSLSSNDSYFSEYAKELASEIEVPLILVGGNRNFEVMENLLNQTKIEFFSISRPLLSEPDLINQWKKDKNFKPRCTSCSLCFTPESNSCILDRENKK, from the coding sequence ATGAAACAACTGTTTGAGCCGGCAAATATTGGTAACCTTGAACTTAAAAACAGATTTATCCGCTCTGCAACCTGGGAAGGAATGGCAGAGGACAATGGACATTTTAATGACAAAATCTATGAAATTTACGAAAACCTTGCAAAAGGCGGAGTCGGAGCAATAATAACTGGATATGCTTATGTTTTAAAGGAAGAACAACCAAGTCCGAAAATGTTTGGGGCATACGATGATTCATTTATTGAAGATTATAAAAAACTTACAAAAATTGTCCATAAAAACAACAGCAAAATAATTTTGCAGCTTGTTTACGGCGGCTCTTTTACATGGTTTAATGTTGATAAAAGAGAAATCTGGGGTCCTTCTGCTGTTTTAAATAAAATTTCAGGAATAACTCCCAAAGAAATGTCAATTGAAAACATTGATGCCCTGGTAAAAGCTTTCGGAAAATCAGCAAAAAGAGCCATGGAAGGAGGATTTGACGGAGTTGAAATCCACGCTGGACATGGATATCTTTTAAGTCAGTTTTTATCTCCCTATTTTAATAGAAGAGAAGACAAATATGGCGGGAGCATTGAAAACAGAGCAAGAATAATCTATGAGGTTTTTGACAGGATAAGATCAAGCACTTCGCCTGATTTTCCAATTCTTATAAAACTTAACTGCTCTGACTTCATGGAAAATAAAGGTTTTGTATTTGAAGAATGCAAAGAGGTTTGCAAAAATCTTTCAAAAAAAGGAATTACTGCTGTTGAAATCAGCGGAGGACCTGTTTTCAGAGCTCCAAAAACAGAAAAAGAGCCCACAAAAAAAGTTAGTCTTTCCTCAAATGATTCATACTTCAGCGAATATGCTAAAGAACTTGCTTCTGAAATTGAGGTTCCTCTAATTCTTGTGGGAGGAAATAGAAATTTTGAAGTGATGGAAAATCTTTTAAACCAAACAAAAATTGAATTTTTTTCTATTTCAAGGCCGCTTTTAAGTGAACCAGACCTTATAAATCAATGGAAAAAAGACAAAAACTTCAAGCCCAGATGTACGTCCTGCAGTCTTTGTTTCACACCTGAAAGCAATAGCTGTATCCTTGACAGGGAAAATAAAAAATAA
- a CDS encoding alpha/beta fold hydrolase, with the protein MHQKPIKRMPDAEFKKTANLEYFSDTPEPMDELKKAALHMDRLFRKKMSNIIGPVDIPAFARSFYDGFVHLAWSPGTRFNKYLDFVKLTWELNQAFISEGENLPKDKRFSHKMWEERPFIHYKNFFLIIEPFIQEFFSEIKGVQGQSKLLIEFWLKQITAMINPMNFPFTNPEVIEKTMEENGINLLKGFVTFLEDIKTEGGIKIRHSKDQYHKVGETLATTKGKVVYKNEIIELIQYVPKTEKVSSTPILLVPAWINKYYIFDLSRNNSMVAYLVNQGFTVFVISWKNISTKDYSEYGMIEYTGKGVLEPIEIIKEMLSTDSVHLTGYCMGSILCTTAAAYLRGKKNSSIKTLSFFAGQIDFSDAGELKSFIDESQIAFLEDLMVDNGFLDKSNMATTFSLLKPRDLYWNYFIDTYFLAKEPFNFDFLYWNDDGTRMPKKLHIDILKKLYLEDQLTEGKFIMGGRSLDLRAIDMDLFSVGTERDHIAPWKSVYRIPHFVTSPIKFILTSGGHIAGIINPPENNKGKYFRNGILGKGPEHWLATAKIQEGSWWTEWVEWLKKRTGDDIPAPKCPVSKDYDLGDAPGTYVFEK; encoded by the coding sequence ATGCACCAAAAACCAATCAAAAGAATGCCTGATGCTGAGTTTAAAAAAACAGCCAACCTAGAATATTTTTCAGACACTCCTGAACCCATGGACGAACTGAAAAAAGCAGCTCTTCATATGGACAGACTTTTCAGAAAAAAAATGTCCAATATAATTGGTCCGGTTGACATCCCGGCTTTTGCAAGATCTTTTTATGACGGTTTTGTCCACCTTGCATGGAGTCCTGGAACAAGATTTAACAAGTATCTTGACTTTGTTAAATTAACTTGGGAACTGAACCAAGCCTTTATCTCTGAAGGAGAAAATCTTCCAAAAGACAAAAGATTCAGCCATAAAATGTGGGAAGAACGTCCTTTCATACATTATAAAAACTTCTTTCTTATTATAGAACCTTTTATCCAGGAATTTTTTTCTGAGATAAAAGGGGTTCAAGGTCAGTCCAAGCTTTTAATAGAGTTCTGGCTAAAACAGATTACAGCAATGATAAACCCAATGAATTTTCCTTTCACCAACCCTGAGGTAATTGAAAAAACAATGGAGGAAAATGGAATTAACCTTTTAAAAGGCTTTGTCACCTTTCTTGAAGATATAAAAACCGAGGGCGGAATTAAAATAAGACATTCTAAGGATCAGTATCACAAGGTTGGTGAAACCCTGGCCACAACAAAAGGTAAAGTTGTCTATAAAAATGAAATCATAGAATTAATCCAGTATGTTCCAAAGACTGAAAAAGTCAGTTCTACCCCAATTCTTCTTGTACCAGCCTGGATCAACAAATATTATATTTTCGATTTAAGTCGCAATAACTCAATGGTTGCATATCTGGTTAATCAGGGGTTTACTGTTTTTGTAATTTCCTGGAAAAATATCAGCACAAAAGATTATAGTGAATATGGAATGATTGAGTATACAGGAAAAGGTGTTCTTGAGCCCATTGAAATAATAAAAGAAATGCTCTCAACTGATAGTGTTCATCTCACAGGATACTGCATGGGGTCAATTTTATGCACAACTGCTGCTGCATATTTAAGGGGGAAGAAAAACTCCTCCATCAAAACTCTTTCATTTTTTGCAGGGCAGATAGACTTTTCTGATGCAGGAGAACTTAAAAGCTTTATTGATGAAAGCCAGATAGCTTTTCTTGAAGATCTGATGGTTGACAATGGGTTTCTTGATAAATCCAATATGGCAACCACATTCAGCCTCTTAAAGCCAAGAGATCTTTACTGGAACTATTTTATTGACACATACTTTCTTGCAAAAGAGCCTTTTAACTTTGACTTTCTTTACTGGAATGATGATGGAACAAGAATGCCTAAAAAGCTTCATATTGATATTTTAAAAAAGCTTTACCTTGAAGATCAGCTAACAGAAGGTAAGTTTATAATGGGCGGAAGAAGCCTTGATTTAAGAGCTATTGATATGGACCTTTTTTCAGTGGGAACTGAAAGAGACCATATTGCACCCTGGAAATCAGTATACAGAATTCCACATTTTGTAACATCCCCTATTAAATTTATCCTTACCTCAGGGGGACATATAGCCGGAATTATAAATCCTCCTGAAAACAACAAGGGAAAATATTTTAGAAACGGAATCCTTGGAAAGGGTCCTGAGCATTGGCTTGCAACTGCAAAAATCCAAGAGGGAAGCTGGTGGACCGAATGGGTGGAATGGCTGAAAAAAAGAACCGGGGATGATATTCCTGCTCCAAAATGTCCGGTGTCTAAAGACTATGATCTTGGAGATGCCCCGGGAACCTATGTTTTTGAAAAATAA
- a CDS encoding class I SAM-dependent methyltransferase: MGDISKWSNISKTLLLPLYFRAIESQKKGGNFSDEKAAEIIKKIDYDFDRMDGFKVLQSATIMREKSFDFLVSEFIKENPFSIVINIGAGLDTRFFRMDNGKINWYELDLPEIIGVRKELFDETDRYKFIAASAFDIRWVKKIKNKDQRPVLIIAEGILLYFSKPMVKKFVKELRIKFAGANLIFDAVTPEQAAASFFNPALSMMDVCFKWGMRTIDELALWDSNIETKDVIYYFKPSFEKLGWYGWFSMVPAIRFGFYIVSCVLGKESGEK; the protein is encoded by the coding sequence TTGGGGGACATCTCAAAATGGAGCAATATTTCGAAAACTCTTCTTCTTCCTCTTTATTTTCGAGCTATTGAGTCACAAAAAAAGGGTGGAAATTTTTCTGATGAAAAGGCTGCTGAAATAATAAAAAAGATTGATTATGACTTTGATAGAATGGATGGCTTCAAAGTTCTTCAATCAGCCACAATAATGAGAGAAAAATCTTTTGATTTTTTAGTCAGCGAGTTTATTAAGGAAAATCCCTTTTCCATTGTAATAAATATCGGGGCAGGGCTGGATACAAGGTTTTTTCGGATGGACAATGGAAAAATCAATTGGTATGAGCTTGATCTTCCGGAAATAATTGGAGTAAGAAAAGAGTTGTTTGATGAAACAGATCGCTATAAATTCATAGCTGCTTCTGCCTTTGATATAAGATGGGTTAAAAAAATTAAAAATAAAGACCAAAGACCTGTTCTTATAATTGCAGAGGGTATTTTGCTTTATTTTTCAAAGCCTATGGTAAAAAAATTTGTAAAGGAGTTAAGAATTAAATTTGCCGGGGCAAATTTAATTTTTGATGCTGTAACTCCTGAGCAGGCAGCTGCAAGTTTTTTTAATCCAGCCCTTTCAATGATGGATGTATGTTTTAAGTGGGGGATGCGAACTATAGATGAACTAGCTTTATGGGACAGCAACATTGAAACAAAAGATGTTATATATTATTTTAAACCTTCTTTTGAAAAACTTGGGTGGTATGGATGGTTTTCCATGGTGCCTGCAATAAGATTTGGTTTTTATATAGTTTCCTGTGTACTTGGAAAAGAAAGTGGAGAGAAATAG
- a CDS encoding Lrp/AsnC family transcriptional regulator, whose product MLSDNEKKVVALIQGDIPIEKNPYEILAKQAGISEDEFIEALKSLDDKKIIRRFGATLRHQKSGYSTNAMVAWNVPEDKIHEIGKIMAEFSFVSHCYRRDPKPEWPFNLYTMVHAKSKEGCIHKVNKMSKKSQISDFDVLYSAKELKKTSMKYFTKEF is encoded by the coding sequence ATGCTAAGCGATAATGAAAAAAAAGTTGTGGCTCTTATTCAGGGGGATATCCCAATAGAAAAAAATCCATACGAAATCCTTGCTAAACAAGCAGGTATTTCAGAAGATGAATTTATTGAAGCTTTAAAAAGTCTTGATGACAAAAAAATAATAAGAAGATTTGGAGCCACATTAAGACATCAAAAATCAGGTTATTCAACCAATGCAATGGTAGCCTGGAACGTTCCCGAAGATAAAATCCATGAAATAGGAAAAATCATGGCAGAATTTTCTTTTGTTTCCCATTGCTATAGAAGAGATCCCAAACCTGAATGGCCTTTTAATCTTTATACAATGGTCCATGCTAAAAGTAAGGAAGGCTGCATTCATAAAGTAAATAAGATGTCCAAAAAGTCTCAAATTAGTGATTTTGATGTTTTATATAGTGCAAAAGAGCTTAAAAAGACTTCTATGAAATACTTTACAAAAGAGTTTTAA
- a CDS encoding flavin prenyltransferase UbiX, with translation MSYSSDGFNKKFVIACTGASGVIYFLRLLNELVKKDLELHLIVSASGHQVLFHETDYKNGPLIDFLLKDKKDSEIKAQIFIHKENDFFSPPASGSFLHNGMAIVPCSMKTLGSIASGIADSLISRSADVCLKEKRKLILVPRETPFNRIQLENMIRVNDSGAVILPASPSFYNHPKSIEDLTDSVVSKILNHLGVENRLLPQWGK, from the coding sequence ATGAGTTATTCTTCAGATGGATTTAACAAAAAGTTTGTAATTGCCTGTACAGGAGCATCCGGAGTGATCTATTTTTTAAGACTCTTAAATGAGCTTGTAAAAAAAGACCTTGAACTCCATTTAATTGTTTCAGCTTCTGGACACCAGGTTCTTTTTCACGAAACAGATTATAAAAACGGACCTTTAATTGATTTTCTTTTAAAAGACAAAAAAGATTCAGAGATTAAAGCCCAAATCTTTATACATAAAGAAAATGATTTTTTCTCTCCTCCTGCAAGCGGCTCATTTCTTCACAATGGAATGGCTATTGTGCCCTGCTCAATGAAAACTCTGGGATCAATTGCATCAGGAATTGCAGACTCTCTTATTTCAAGAAGTGCTGATGTTTGCCTCAAGGAAAAAAGAAAACTTATTTTAGTCCCAAGGGAAACTCCTTTTAACAGAATTCAACTTGAAAACATGATAAGAGTAAATGATTCAGGAGCTGTTATTCTGCCTGCTTCCCCTTCTTTTTACAACCATCCCAAGTCAATTGAAGATCTCACTGACTCTGTTGTGTCAAAAATTTTAAATCACCTTGGAGTTGAAAACAGGCTTTTACCCCAATGGGGAAAGTAA
- a CDS encoding UbiA-like polyprenyltransferase: MKKYVFAIKTYSEMIKISHTIFALPFALSAVVLASRYTDINFNQILFIILAMTGARSAAMGFNRIADKKIDSSNPRTRQRELPSGKISSKSAWFFVFFSSALFIFSAFMLGSLCFYLSFPVLLVLFFYSYTKRFTSLAHIYLGFAISLAPAGAFIALTNSINWGIIILSLTLLTYISGFDILYACQDLDFDNENNLHSIPAKLGEKKAFFISDILHLITFVSFMSLYFIFSMNYIFLLSAFLIGILLIMEHIVVRPGKMEKIDLAFFNINSVISITLFLGFFLDELFFRWI; encoded by the coding sequence ATGAAAAAATATGTTTTTGCAATAAAAACCTATAGTGAAATGATTAAAATTTCACACACAATTTTTGCTCTTCCCTTTGCTCTTTCAGCTGTTGTTTTGGCCTCAAGATACACTGATATAAACTTTAATCAGATTTTGTTTATTATTCTTGCAATGACAGGAGCAAGATCTGCAGCAATGGGATTCAACAGAATAGCAGACAAGAAAATCGACAGTTCAAACCCAAGAACAAGACAAAGAGAGCTTCCTTCGGGTAAAATAAGTTCAAAATCTGCCTGGTTTTTTGTTTTCTTTTCATCAGCTCTTTTTATATTCTCGGCTTTTATGTTGGGAAGTCTTTGCTTTTATCTTTCTTTTCCAGTTCTTTTAGTTCTTTTTTTTTATTCATATACAAAAAGATTTACAAGCCTTGCCCATATTTATCTTGGATTTGCAATTTCCCTTGCTCCAGCAGGTGCTTTTATTGCACTTACAAATTCAATAAATTGGGGAATAATAATTCTTTCTCTTACCCTTCTTACATATATTTCTGGCTTTGATATTTTATATGCCTGTCAGGATCTGGATTTTGACAATGAAAACAACCTTCATTCAATTCCTGCAAAGCTTGGGGAAAAAAAAGCCTTTTTTATTTCAGATATTTTACATTTAATTACCTTTGTCTCCTTTATGTCTTTATATTTTATTTTTTCAATGAATTATATTTTTCTTTTATCTGCTTTTCTTATTGGGATTCTCCTTATAATGGAGCATATAGTTGTAAGGCCCGGTAAGATGGAAAAAATTGATCTTGCTTTTTTTAACATAAACAGCGTTATTTCAATAACCCTATTTCTTGGATTTTTTCTTGATGAGTTATTCTTCAGATGGATTTAA